From one Anticarsia gemmatalis isolate Benzon Research Colony breed Stoneville strain chromosome 20, ilAntGemm2 primary, whole genome shotgun sequence genomic stretch:
- the LOC142981434 gene encoding peptidoglycan-recognition protein LB-like, with amino-acid sequence MASTYTFGICVLFLNAVFAAPSYDAETTKHNYPFEFYSRRDWGAEPSTDLRPQKLPVSYVVIHHTYVPAACSTFKQCSADMRSMQRYHNSMDWGDIGYNFCVGSEGGAYEGRGWDVRGIHAGSANSVSVGICLIGDWRVELPPKKQLETVQKLIAAGVKMGKIRKDYKLIGHSQAMSTECPGTALLEEISTWNNFLAGNPDFTAVKTATTTS; translated from the exons atggCGTCCACATATACGTTCGGCATTTGTGTTCTCTTTTTAAATGCAGTTTTCGCGGCTCCAAGCTATGATGCAGAAA ctaCAAAACACAATTACCCGTTCGAGTTTTACTCGCGGCGTGACTGGGGCGCGGAGCCGTCAACGGACTTGAGGCCGCAAAAGTTGCCAGTTTCATACGTGGTCATCCACCACACTTACGTCCCGGCTGCTTGTTCTACATTCAAACAATGTTCTGCTGACATGCGCTCCATGCAGCGGTACCATAACAGCATGGACTGGGGCGATATTGGATACAA tttcTGCGTGGGCAGCGAGGGTGGTGCTTACGAAGGTCGAGGATGGGACGTCAGAGGGATCCACGCCGGGTCTGCCAATAGCGTCAGTGTCGGCATCTGCCTTATTGGAGACTGGAGAG TGGAACTCCCCCCAAAGAAACAACTGGAGACGGTCCAAAAACTCATCGCGGCTGGAGTAAAGATGGGCAAGATCAGAAAAGACTACAAGCTGATAGGCCACAGCCAGGCAATGTCTACTGAGTGCCCAGGAACGGCACTTTTAGAGGAAATCAGTACTTGGAACAATTTCCTTGCCGGGAATCCAGACTTTACTGCTGTTAAGACTGCCACCACTACGAGTTAA
- the LOC142981435 gene encoding peptidoglycan-recognition protein LB-like has protein sequence MAKLVFAAIICFIASSAALPYQTETSYAYPFPFVSRDDWGARPPTLVTQLHTPAPVVVIHHSYIPPDCFTQESCKRSMRAMQNMHQLTNGWVDIGYNFAVGGEGSVYEGRGWDAVGAHAVGVNVRSIGICMIGDFVSKLPPAAQLETAKELIAVGVELGYISPDYQLIGHRQVSATECPGEALFNEISTWDHFVPVLN, from the exons ATGGCCAAACTGGTATTCGCCGCTATAATCTGCTTCATCGCAAGTTCAGCCGCTCTACCGTACCAAACTGAAACTAGCTATG CTTACCCATTCCCGTTCGTGTCCCGTGATGACTGGGGTGCTCGCCCCCCGACGCTGGTGACGCAACTGCATACCCCAGCGCCGGTGGTCGTGATACATCATAGCTACATACCGCCCGACTGCTTCACTCAAGAGAGCTGCAAGCGCAGCATGAGGGCCATGCAGAATATGCACCAGCTTACTAACGGATGGGTCGATATTGgctataa TTTCGCTGTTGGTGGAGAAGGCTCCGTATACGAAGGTCGCGGCTGGGACGCGGTCGGCGCACACGCAGTGGGCGTCAACGTTAGGAGCATCGGCATTTGTATGATTGGAGattttgttt CCAAACTGCCACCAGCGGCCCAACTTGAAACTGCCAAGGAGCTGATAGCTGTTGGCGTCGAACTCGGCTACATCAGCCCCGACTACCAGCTCATTGGCCATCGCCAAGTGTCAGCCACCGAGTGTCCCGGAGAGGCTCTCTTCAACGAGATCTCCACCTGGGACCACTTCGTACCCGTCCTCAACTAA